In the Sarcophilus harrisii chromosome 3, mSarHar1.11, whole genome shotgun sequence genome, one interval contains:
- the MYCBP gene encoding C-Myc-binding protein: MAHYKAADSKREQFRRYLEKSGVLDTLTKVLVALYEEPEKPNSALDFLKHHLGAATPENPEIELLRLELAEMKEKYEAIVEENKKLKAKLAQYEPLQEEKRAE, translated from the exons ATGGCCCATTACAAA GCCGCCGACTCGAAGCGGGAGCAGTTCCGGAGGTACCTAGAGAAGTCGGGAGTGCTGGACACGCTCACCAAAG TATTGGTTGCCTTGTATGAAGAACCAGAGAAACCCAATAGTGCATTGGA TTTTCTAAAGCATCACTTAGGAGCTGCGACTCCAGAAAATCCAGAAATAGAGTTGCTTCGCCTGGAACTGgcagagatgaaagagaaatatgaagctatagtagaagaaaacaaaaaactgaaagcaAAG CTTGCTCAGTATGAACCACTTCAGGAGGAGAAGCGTGCTGAATAG